From Pseudomonas sp. B21-028, one genomic window encodes:
- a CDS encoding tetratricopeptide repeat protein: MSSTEDEQLADLKDWWSRNGKPLVTGGLLALVIVFGWQAFQKYQSNQSQGASMLYQQLLETTLTPDGKPDAARVADLAGKLNSEYGGTAYAQYGRLFVAKVAVDSGKLDDAVIELKGIVDKPANPTLGEVARQRLAQVLAAQNKTEDALKLLDGDADKAFLATREELKGDLLVQLGRADEAYAAYQKAKAALSDEAAVGGLQIKLDDLAKGDA, encoded by the coding sequence GCTGGCGGATTTGAAGGACTGGTGGAGTCGTAACGGCAAGCCGCTGGTCACTGGCGGCCTGTTGGCGCTGGTCATCGTATTCGGCTGGCAGGCGTTCCAGAAATACCAGAGCAACCAGTCGCAAGGCGCCTCGATGCTCTATCAGCAATTGCTGGAAACCACCCTGACCCCGGACGGCAAGCCTGACGCTGCCCGCGTGGCGGACCTGGCCGGCAAGCTCAACAGCGAATACGGCGGCACCGCCTACGCGCAGTACGGCCGCCTGTTCGTAGCCAAGGTTGCCGTGGACAGCGGCAAGCTGGACGACGCGGTCATCGAGCTCAAAGGTATCGTCGACAAGCCCGCCAACCCGACCTTGGGCGAAGTGGCGCGTCAGCGTCTGGCGCAGGTGCTGGCGGCGCAGAACAAGACCGAAGATGCACTGAAGCTGCTCGACGGCGATGCCGACAAGGCGTTCCTGGCGACCCGCGAAGAACTCAAGGGCGACTTGCTGGTACAGCTGGGTCGTGCTGATGAGGCCTATGCGGCCTACCAAAAAGCCAAGGCTGCGCTGTCGGACGAAGCGGCAGTCGGTGGCCTGCAAATCAAGCTGGACGACCTGGCCAAAGGGGATGCGTGA
- the bamB gene encoding outer membrane protein assembly factor BamB → MRDVIRWKHAALLALAILAAGCSSNSKKELPPAELTDFKEEVVLQKQWSRSIGDGQGETYNMLVPAIDGDTIYAGDVTGVVMAMDRLNGDVKWEKDLELPVSGAVGVGYGLVMIGTLKGEVVALDASNGEEKWRARVSSEVLAPPASNGDVVVVQTQDDRLIGLDAATGNQRWLYDSTPAVLTLRGTSAPIVTNRLAVAGLSTGKVVALDISNGVPVWEQRVAVPQGRSELERVVDIDGGLLLSGGTIYVASYQGRVAALDLESGRPLWQRDASSYAGVAQGFGSVYVSLSSGTVEGVDERSTTALWSNDSLARRQLSAPEVFSSYVAVGDLEGYLHLLSQVDGRFVGRERIDSDGLRARPLVADNMIYVYGNSGKLEALTIK, encoded by the coding sequence ATGCGTGACGTGATCCGTTGGAAACATGCAGCATTGCTGGCTCTGGCCATTCTGGCCGCGGGTTGCAGCAGCAACAGCAAGAAAGAACTGCCGCCGGCTGAACTGACCGACTTCAAAGAAGAAGTCGTGTTGCAGAAGCAATGGAGCCGCTCCATCGGCGACGGCCAGGGCGAAACCTACAACATGCTGGTGCCGGCCATCGACGGCGACACCATCTATGCCGGTGACGTCACGGGCGTGGTGATGGCGATGGATCGTCTGAACGGCGACGTCAAATGGGAAAAAGATCTTGAGCTGCCGGTGTCCGGCGCCGTCGGCGTGGGCTACGGGCTGGTCATGATCGGCACGCTCAAGGGTGAGGTCGTCGCCCTGGATGCCAGTAACGGTGAAGAGAAGTGGCGCGCCCGCGTGTCCAGCGAAGTGCTCGCGCCGCCTGCCTCCAACGGTGATGTGGTCGTGGTCCAGACCCAGGATGACCGTCTGATCGGCCTGGATGCTGCAACCGGCAACCAGCGCTGGTTGTACGACAGCACTCCGGCGGTCCTGACCCTGCGTGGCACCAGCGCACCGATCGTCACCAACCGCCTCGCGGTGGCCGGGCTGTCGACCGGTAAAGTGGTTGCCCTGGACATCTCCAACGGCGTGCCGGTGTGGGAACAACGTGTTGCCGTTCCACAAGGTCGTTCGGAACTGGAGCGCGTGGTCGACATCGACGGCGGCCTGCTGCTGTCCGGCGGCACGATCTACGTTGCCAGCTACCAGGGGCGCGTTGCGGCGCTGGACCTGGAAAGCGGTCGTCCATTGTGGCAGCGCGATGCGTCCAGCTACGCCGGTGTCGCCCAGGGTTTCGGCAGCGTCTATGTCAGCCTGTCCTCGGGCACGGTTGAAGGCGTCGACGAGCGTTCCACCACCGCACTGTGGAGCAACGATTCCCTGGCCCGTCGTCAACTGTCGGCCCCGGAAGTGTTCTCCAGCTACGTTGCAGTCGGTGACCTGGAAGGTTACCTGCACCTGCTGAGCCAGGTGGACGGTCGTTTCGTCGGCCGCGAACGCATCGACAGCGACGGCCTGCGTGCCCGTCCGCTGGTGGCAGACAACATGATCTATGTATATGGCAACAGCGGCAAACTGGAAGCCCTGACCATCAAGTAA
- the der gene encoding ribosome biogenesis GTPase Der, whose amino-acid sequence MVPVIALVGRPNVGKSTLFNRLTRTRDAIVGDLSGLTRDRQYGEAKWQGRTYILIDTGGISGDEHGMDEKMAEQSLLAIEEADVVLFLVDAKAGFTAADQMIAEHLRKRNKRSHVVANKVDNIDPDMARAEFAPLGMGQAIPIAGAHGRGISQLLEVALADFPKDDDEPEEGEEEIVAEGEEAKRIPGPSEKDGIKIAIIGRPNVGKSTLVNRMLGEDRVIVYDQPGTTRDSIYIPFERNEEKYTLIDTAGVRKRGKIHEEVEKFSVVKTLQAIKDANVVIFVMDAREGVVDHDLNLLGFALEAGRALVIAINKWDGMTPSERDYVKVELQRRLFFVDFADIHFISALHGTGVGNLYASVQNSFKSAVTRWPTNRLTQILEDAVGEHAPPMVNNRRIKLRYAHLGGANPPIIVIHGNQIEKVPKSYVRYLENTYRRVLKLVGTPIRIEFKGGENPYEGNKNTLTDRQVNKKRRLMSHHKKADKKRRDKR is encoded by the coding sequence ATGGTTCCCGTAATCGCCCTGGTGGGTCGACCGAACGTCGGCAAGTCCACCTTGTTCAATCGCCTGACCAGGACTCGTGACGCCATCGTCGGCGACTTGTCCGGTCTGACCCGTGATCGCCAATACGGTGAGGCCAAGTGGCAAGGGCGTACCTACATTCTGATCGACACCGGCGGCATCTCCGGCGACGAACACGGCATGGACGAAAAAATGGCCGAGCAATCGCTGCTCGCCATCGAAGAAGCGGATGTGGTGCTGTTCCTGGTAGACGCCAAGGCCGGTTTTACCGCCGCCGACCAGATGATCGCCGAGCATTTGCGCAAGCGTAACAAGCGCTCCCATGTGGTCGCCAACAAGGTCGACAACATCGACCCGGACATGGCCCGCGCCGAGTTCGCGCCGTTGGGCATGGGCCAGGCGATTCCGATTGCCGGTGCCCACGGTCGCGGCATCAGCCAGTTGCTGGAAGTTGCCCTGGCTGACTTCCCGAAAGATGACGATGAGCCTGAAGAGGGCGAAGAAGAAATCGTCGCCGAAGGCGAGGAAGCCAAGCGCATTCCGGGCCCGAGCGAAAAGGACGGGATCAAGATCGCGATCATCGGCCGTCCGAACGTGGGCAAGTCGACGCTGGTCAACCGCATGCTCGGCGAAGACCGGGTCATCGTGTACGACCAGCCCGGCACCACCCGCGACAGTATCTACATCCCGTTCGAGCGCAACGAAGAGAAGTACACGCTGATCGACACCGCCGGTGTGCGCAAGCGCGGCAAGATCCACGAAGAAGTCGAGAAGTTCTCCGTGGTCAAGACGTTGCAGGCCATCAAGGACGCCAACGTGGTGATCTTCGTGATGGATGCCCGCGAAGGCGTGGTCGATCACGACCTGAACCTGTTGGGCTTCGCCCTGGAAGCCGGTCGTGCGCTGGTCATCGCGATCAACAAGTGGGACGGCATGACGCCGAGCGAGCGTGATTACGTGAAGGTCGAATTGCAGCGTCGGCTGTTCTTCGTCGACTTCGCCGATATCCACTTCATCTCGGCCTTGCACGGTACGGGTGTGGGGAACCTCTACGCGTCGGTGCAGAACTCGTTCAAGTCGGCGGTGACCCGCTGGCCGACCAACCGCCTGACCCAGATCCTGGAAGACGCGGTTGGCGAGCACGCGCCACCGATGGTCAACAACCGTCGGATCAAGCTGCGTTACGCTCACCTGGGCGGCGCCAACCCGCCGATCATCGTGATCCACGGCAACCAGATCGAGAAGGTGCCGAAGTCGTACGTCCGTTACCTGGAAAACACCTATCGCCGTGTCCTGAAGCTGGTCGGCACGCCGATCCGCATCGAGTTCAAGGGCGGCGAGAACCCGTACGAAGGCAACAAGAACACGCTCACCGACCGCCAGGTCAACAAGAAGCGCCGCTTGATGTCGCACCACAAGAAAGCCGACAAGAAGCGCCGCGACAAGCGCTGA
- a CDS encoding pyridoxal phosphate-dependent aminotransferase, whose protein sequence is MITSKLPNVGITIFTQMSQLAAQTGALNLSQGFPDFDGPQALRDAVGRHIAQGHNQYSPMTGLPALRQQIAAKIARSYGAHVDVDQEVTVTPGATQAIFCAIAAVVQSGDEVIVFDPCYDSYEPSVQLAGGRCVHVQLGLDDFSIDFQKLGEALSPRTRMIILNTPHNPSGALISRAELDQLAALIRDRDIYLISDEVYEHLVFDGVPHASVLAHEELYRRAFVVSSFGKTYHVTGWKTGYVVAPPALTAELRKVHQYVSFCGVTPLQYALADYMAEHPEHVEELPDFYQAKRDLFCDLLAPSRFSFKRVTGTYFQLVNYSHIRPDLNDVDMAVWMTREHGVATIPVSVFYQDPPEGQRLVRLCFAKREETLREAAEKLCVI, encoded by the coding sequence ATGATCACCAGCAAGTTGCCGAATGTCGGCATCACCATTTTCACCCAGATGTCCCAGCTCGCCGCGCAGACCGGTGCGCTCAACCTGTCCCAGGGGTTTCCCGATTTCGATGGTCCGCAGGCCCTGCGCGACGCGGTTGGCCGGCATATTGCCCAAGGTCACAACCAGTACTCGCCCATGACGGGGCTGCCAGCCCTGCGTCAGCAGATCGCGGCGAAGATCGCCCGCAGTTATGGAGCCCATGTCGACGTCGATCAGGAAGTCACCGTGACCCCCGGTGCGACCCAGGCGATTTTCTGCGCCATCGCGGCGGTGGTTCAAAGCGGCGATGAAGTGATCGTGTTCGACCCCTGCTATGACAGCTACGAACCCTCGGTCCAACTGGCCGGTGGGCGTTGCGTACACGTCCAGTTGGGCCTGGATGATTTTTCCATCGATTTCCAGAAGCTCGGCGAAGCCCTGAGCCCGCGCACGCGGATGATCATTCTCAACACGCCCCACAACCCCAGCGGCGCCCTGATCAGTCGAGCCGAGCTGGATCAATTGGCGGCGTTGATCCGGGATCGCGATATCTACCTGATCAGCGATGAAGTCTATGAACACCTGGTGTTCGACGGTGTGCCCCATGCCAGCGTCCTTGCCCACGAGGAGCTGTACCGCCGCGCCTTCGTGGTCAGCTCGTTCGGCAAGACCTACCACGTCACCGGCTGGAAAACCGGCTACGTCGTGGCGCCACCGGCCCTGACGGCGGAGCTGCGCAAGGTGCATCAGTACGTCAGCTTCTGTGGCGTGACGCCGCTGCAATATGCCCTGGCCGACTACATGGCCGAGCATCCCGAGCATGTGGAAGAGCTGCCGGATTTCTATCAGGCCAAGCGCGACCTGTTCTGCGATCTGCTGGCCCCGTCGCGGTTCAGCTTCAAGCGCGTGACCGGCACCTATTTCCAGTTGGTGAATTATTCGCACATCCGCCCGGACCTGAACGATGTCGACATGGCGGTCTGGATGACCCGTGAGCACGGCGTGGCGACGATTCCGGTGTCGGTGTTCTACCAGGACCCACCCGAAGGCCAGCGCCTGGTGCGCCTGTGCTTCGCCAAACGCGAGGAGACGCTGCGCGAAGCAGCGGAAAAACTATGCGTGATCTGA
- a CDS encoding amidohydrolase: MRDLSTLPNLNIALIQTTLAWHDRQANLEHFESLLEQARGADLIILPEMFTTGFSMESQTLAEPEHGPTSVWMRTQAARLDAVITGSLIVQAADGSHRNRLLWVRPDGEVLHYDKRHLFRMAGEHDHYTPGERQVLFELKGWRVRPLICYDLRFPAWSRDAEDTDLLLYTANWPGARRQHWNRLLPARAIENLCYVAAVNRIGTDGKGFAYTGDSQVLDFQGETLLSAGEADGVFMVSLNAADLAAYRKRFPANLDADRFEFI, encoded by the coding sequence ATGCGTGATCTGAGTACGCTGCCGAACCTCAATATCGCCCTGATCCAGACCACCTTGGCGTGGCATGACCGCCAAGCCAACCTGGAACATTTCGAAAGCCTGCTGGAGCAGGCGCGGGGGGCTGACCTGATCATCCTGCCGGAAATGTTCACCACCGGGTTTTCCATGGAGTCGCAAACCCTGGCGGAGCCGGAACACGGCCCCACCAGCGTATGGATGCGGACCCAGGCGGCAAGGCTGGATGCGGTGATCACTGGCAGTCTGATTGTCCAGGCCGCTGACGGCAGCCATCGCAACCGCTTGCTCTGGGTGCGACCGGACGGCGAGGTGCTGCACTACGACAAGCGCCATCTGTTCCGCATGGCCGGCGAACACGATCACTACACACCGGGCGAGCGGCAAGTGCTGTTCGAGCTCAAGGGGTGGCGGGTCCGTCCGCTGATTTGCTATGACCTGCGGTTCCCGGCCTGGAGTCGCGACGCCGAGGACACCGACCTGTTGCTGTACACCGCCAACTGGCCGGGTGCCCGGCGCCAGCACTGGAACCGCCTGCTGCCGGCCCGCGCTATCGAGAACCTTTGCTACGTGGCGGCGGTGAACCGCATCGGTACCGACGGCAAGGGCTTCGCTTACACCGGCGACAGTCAGGTGCTGGACTTCCAGGGCGAGACCTTGCTCAGCGCGGGGGAGGCCGATGGTGTGTTCATGGTGAGTTTGAATGCGGCGGACCTGGCGGCCTATCGCAAGCGCTTTCCGGCGAACCTGGATGCCGACCGTTTCGAATTCATCTGA
- the leuA gene encoding 2-isopropylmalate synthase, whose translation MSMLKDPSSKYRAFPTINLPDRTWPSKTITAAPIWCSSDLRDGNQSLIEPMDAVKKLRFWKTLVAVGVKEIEASFPAASQTDFDFVRTLIEEGHIPDDTTIQVLTQAREDLIARTFESLRGAKKAIVHLYNATCPSFRRIVFNQDKEGVKEIAVNAAKLFVKYAAQQPETQWQFEYSPETFSATELEFAKEVCDAVIEVWNPTPEHKVILNLPATVEVATPNIYADQIEWFHRNITRRDSVLISLHTHNDRGTGVAATELGLMAGADRVEGCLFGNGERTGNVDLVTVALNLYTQGINPELDFSDIDGVRKVVEECNQIPVHPRHPYVGDLVHTAFSGSHQDAIRKGFAQQKSDTLWEVPYLPIDPADIGRSYEAVIRVNSQSGKGGIAYLLEQEYGISLPRRMQIEFSQVVQRETDRLGLEMTAQQIHSLLQREYLQANTPYALVSHRLQEENGNSAVEVEVASKGQGETNLHWRGKGNGALEALVAGLPIPVEIMDYNEHAIGAGTNAKAAAYIELRVNGERAVHGVGIDENITTASFKALFSALNRSLSQPEAKAA comes from the coding sequence ATGAGCATGCTCAAAGACCCGTCTTCCAAATACCGCGCCTTCCCGACCATCAACCTGCCGGATCGTACCTGGCCGTCGAAGACCATCACCGCCGCGCCGATCTGGTGCAGTTCCGACCTGCGCGATGGCAACCAGTCGCTGATCGAGCCGATGGACGCGGTCAAGAAACTGCGCTTCTGGAAAACCCTGGTCGCTGTGGGCGTCAAGGAAATCGAAGCGTCGTTCCCCGCCGCCTCGCAAACTGATTTCGACTTCGTGCGCACCCTCATCGAAGAAGGCCACATCCCGGACGACACCACCATCCAGGTGCTGACCCAGGCCCGTGAAGACCTGATCGCCCGCACTTTCGAATCCCTGCGCGGCGCAAAGAAAGCCATCGTCCACCTGTACAACGCCACCTGCCCGTCGTTCCGCCGTATCGTGTTCAACCAGGACAAGGAAGGCGTGAAGGAAATCGCGGTGAACGCGGCCAAGCTGTTCGTCAAATACGCTGCCCAGCAGCCGGAAACCCAATGGCAGTTCGAGTACTCGCCAGAGACCTTCAGCGCCACTGAGCTGGAGTTCGCCAAGGAAGTCTGCGACGCGGTGATCGAAGTCTGGAACCCGACCCCCGAGCACAAGGTGATCCTCAACCTGCCTGCCACCGTGGAAGTCGCTACCCCGAACATCTACGCCGATCAGATCGAGTGGTTCCACCGCAACATCACCCGTCGTGACAGCGTGCTCATCAGCCTGCACACCCACAACGACCGTGGCACCGGCGTGGCCGCCACCGAGCTGGGCCTGATGGCCGGCGCCGACCGTGTCGAAGGCTGCCTGTTCGGCAACGGCGAGCGCACCGGCAACGTCGACCTGGTGACCGTGGCGCTGAACCTCTACACCCAGGGCATCAACCCTGAGCTGGACTTCTCCGACATCGACGGCGTGCGCAAAGTGGTCGAAGAGTGCAACCAGATTCCGGTGCATCCACGTCACCCCTACGTCGGCGACCTGGTTCACACCGCGTTCTCCGGCTCGCACCAGGACGCTATCCGCAAGGGCTTTGCCCAGCAGAAATCCGACACGCTGTGGGAAGTGCCGTACCTGCCGATCGACCCGGCCGACATCGGCCGCAGCTACGAGGCAGTGATCCGCGTCAACAGCCAGTCGGGCAAGGGCGGTATCGCCTACCTGCTGGAACAGGAATACGGCATCAGCCTGCCGCGCCGCATGCAGATCGAGTTCAGCCAGGTGGTTCAGCGCGAGACCGACCGCCTCGGCCTCGAAATGACCGCCCAGCAGATCCACAGCCTGCTGCAACGCGAATACCTGCAAGCCAACACCCCGTACGCGTTGGTCAGCCATCGCCTGCAGGAAGAGAACGGCAACAGTGCCGTGGAAGTGGAAGTCGCCAGCAAGGGCCAGGGCGAAACCAACCTGCACTGGCGCGGCAAGGGCAACGGCGCGCTGGAGGCGTTGGTGGCCGGCCTGCCGATTCCCGTGGAAATCATGGACTACAACGAACACGCCATCGGCGCTGGCACCAACGCCAAAGCAGCGGCGTACATCGAACTGCGGGTCAACGGTGAGCGTGCGGTGCACGGCGTGGGCATCGATGAAAACATCACCACCGCCAGCTTCAAGGCCCTGTTCAGCGCGCTGAACCGCTCGCTGAGCCAGCCTGAGGCCAAGGCGGCCTGA
- a CDS encoding peptidoglycan DD-metalloendopeptidase family protein gives MPRFLAPLLLLCLTFNAHADSYITRLLNKPVPGGVAVVDLGTATQAPKASYQGKPVLVVKEQNNWLAIVGIPLTVQPGTQQISSGGSTQPFVVGYKKYPEQHITLKNKRQVNPNPADLKRIDAELAVQLKAYRSFSPNIPSNLLLDKPVNGPLSSRFGVRRFFNGEERNPHAGLDFAVPAGTPIKTPAAGKVILTGNYFFNGNTVFVDHGQGFISMFCHMSKIDVKVGQQLARGTVVGKVGATGRATGPHMHWNISLNDARVDPTIFIGAFEP, from the coding sequence ATGCCGCGATTTCTAGCGCCCCTGCTTTTGCTGTGCCTGACCTTCAACGCCCACGCCGACAGTTACATCACCCGCCTGCTGAACAAACCGGTGCCGGGGGGTGTGGCGGTGGTCGACCTGGGTACCGCGACCCAGGCGCCGAAAGCCAGCTATCAAGGCAAACCGGTGCTGGTGGTCAAGGAACAGAACAACTGGCTGGCGATTGTCGGCATCCCGCTGACCGTCCAGCCGGGCACCCAGCAGATCAGCAGCGGCGGCAGCACCCAACCGTTCGTGGTCGGCTATAAAAAGTACCCCGAGCAGCACATCACCCTGAAGAACAAGCGCCAGGTCAATCCGAACCCGGCGGACCTCAAGCGCATCGACGCCGAGCTGGCCGTACAGTTGAAGGCCTACCGCAGCTTCAGCCCGAACATCCCCAGTAACCTGCTGTTGGACAAGCCGGTCAACGGCCCGCTGTCGAGCCGGTTTGGCGTGCGTCGCTTCTTCAACGGCGAAGAGCGCAACCCCCACGCCGGCCTGGACTTCGCCGTGCCCGCCGGCACGCCGATCAAGACGCCGGCGGCCGGCAAGGTGATCCTTACCGGCAACTACTTCTTCAATGGCAACACCGTGTTCGTCGACCATGGCCAGGGCTTCATCAGCATGTTCTGCCACATGTCGAAGATCGACGTGAAGGTTGGCCAGCAACTGGCCCGGGGCACGGTGGTGGGCAAGGTCGGCGCCACCGGTCGAGCGACCGGGCCGCACATGCACTGGAACATCAGCCTGAACGATGCGCGGGTGGACCCGACGATTTTTATCGGGGCGTTCGAGCCCTGA
- the xseA gene encoding exodeoxyribonuclease VII large subunit yields MIKDPFARLGLDREVLTVSQLNGRARVLLEDVFSNIWVEGEISNLARPASGHVYFTLKDSGAQVRCALFRQNAARVRQALKDGLAVKVRGKVSLFEGRGDYQLILDTVEPAGDGALRLAFDALKEKLSAEGLFSAERKVPLPAHPQRIGIISSPTGAVIRDIISVFRRRAPQIALTLIPTAVQGREATAQIVRALKLADARGFDALILARGGGSLEDLWCFNEEAVARAVDACVTPIVSAVGHETDVSISDFVADVRAPTPSAAAELLAPDAGDLVRRVESLHRRLVMRMRDRLMRDQLRLEGLTRRLRHPGERLRQQAQRLDDLDMRLRRAFERSLNTRRERLIRLETRLAGQHPGRHLALLRQRLDSLAERLPRAMREGLKARRVQLHNQMQTLHIVSPLATLGRGYSILLDERGHAIRSAGQTQTGQRLTARLGEGELLVRVEDNHLTPVTLSLLD; encoded by the coding sequence ATGATTAAAGATCCCTTTGCCCGACTGGGCCTGGACCGAGAAGTCCTGACTGTCAGCCAGCTCAATGGCCGTGCGCGGGTGTTGCTCGAAGACGTGTTCAGCAACATCTGGGTCGAGGGCGAGATTTCCAATCTGGCCCGCCCCGCCTCCGGTCATGTGTACTTCACCCTCAAGGACAGCGGTGCCCAGGTGCGTTGCGCGCTGTTCCGGCAGAACGCCGCGCGGGTGCGCCAGGCCTTGAAGGACGGGTTGGCGGTCAAGGTACGCGGCAAGGTATCGCTGTTCGAGGGCCGTGGCGATTACCAGTTGATTCTCGACACCGTGGAGCCGGCCGGCGACGGTGCCCTGCGCCTGGCCTTCGATGCCCTGAAGGAAAAGCTCAGCGCCGAAGGCCTGTTCAGCGCCGAGCGCAAGGTGCCCCTGCCCGCTCATCCACAACGCATCGGCATCATCAGTTCGCCCACCGGCGCGGTGATCCGCGACATCATCAGCGTGTTCCGTCGCCGTGCGCCGCAGATTGCCCTGACGTTGATCCCCACCGCCGTGCAGGGCCGCGAAGCCACCGCACAGATCGTCCGCGCCCTGAAGCTGGCGGACGCCCGGGGGTTCGATGCGCTGATTCTGGCCCGTGGCGGCGGTTCCCTGGAAGACTTGTGGTGCTTCAACGAAGAAGCCGTGGCCCGGGCCGTGGATGCCTGCGTGACGCCGATCGTCAGCGCCGTCGGCCATGAAACCGACGTGTCCATCAGCGATTTCGTCGCCGACGTACGCGCTCCAACGCCGTCCGCCGCCGCCGAACTGCTGGCGCCGGACGCCGGCGACCTGGTGCGCCGGGTCGAAAGCCTCCATCGGCGGCTGGTGATGCGCATGCGTGACCGTTTGATGCGCGATCAACTGCGCCTCGAAGGCCTGACCCGACGACTGCGCCACCCCGGTGAACGTCTGCGCCAGCAAGCCCAGCGCCTCGACGACCTGGACATGCGCCTGCGCCGGGCCTTCGAACGCAGCCTCAATACCCGTCGCGAACGCCTGATCCGCCTGGAAACCCGCCTGGCCGGACAACATCCGGGCCGCCACCTGGCGCTGCTGCGCCAGCGCCTGGACAGCCTGGCCGAACGCCTGCCCCGGGCCATGCGCGAAGGCTTAAAAGCGCGACGCGTGCAATTGCACAACCAGATGCAGACGCTGCACATCGTCAGCCCCCTGGCGACCCTCGGCCGGGGCTACAGCATCTTGCTGGACGAACGCGGCCATGCGATCCGCAGTGCCGGACAGACCCAGACCGGCCAGCGCCTGACGGCCCGGCTCGGCGAAGGCGAATTGCTGGTGCGGGTCGAAGACAATCACCTGACGCCGGTCACCCTTTCTCTACTGGATTGA
- a CDS encoding sulfite exporter TauE/SafE family protein: protein MNLFSWLGQWAFAPTDWLVIGLAIALAYIVFGIAGFGTALVAAPILLLFIPLSKIVPLLVLLDFVAAFGNLLPSRKDVARPELLRLLPCMAVGCTLGVIFLLNLKSDLLLLLMGLFISAYAVYSLWIKSRPTQLSALWAIPMGTVGGMFGALFGSGGFLYAIYLNSRLPKEPARATQSALISCSTVVRLSLFAVAGVYAELPLLVLALCLLPAMALGLWIGRRLTLKMSRETFVRLVTWLVLASGLALIGRYLSA from the coding sequence ATGAACCTTTTCTCGTGGTTAGGCCAATGGGCATTCGCACCCACGGATTGGCTGGTGATCGGCTTGGCCATCGCCCTGGCTTACATCGTATTCGGCATTGCCGGGTTCGGCACGGCGCTGGTGGCCGCGCCGATCCTGCTGCTGTTCATACCCCTGTCGAAAATCGTGCCGCTGCTGGTGCTGCTGGATTTTGTCGCGGCGTTCGGCAACCTGCTGCCGTCACGCAAGGATGTTGCCCGACCGGAGTTGCTGCGGTTGTTGCCGTGTATGGCGGTCGGTTGCACCCTGGGTGTGATTTTCCTGCTCAACCTCAAGTCTGACCTGCTGTTGCTGTTGATGGGCCTGTTCATCAGCGCCTACGCGGTCTACAGCCTGTGGATAAAGAGCCGGCCCACGCAGTTGTCGGCGCTGTGGGCGATCCCGATGGGTACGGTGGGCGGGATGTTCGGGGCCTTGTTCGGCAGCGGCGGCTTTTTATATGCGATCTATTTGAACAGCCGCTTGCCCAAGGAGCCGGCCCGGGCCACCCAAAGCGCGCTGATCAGTTGCAGCACCGTGGTGCGCTTGAGCCTGTTCGCTGTCGCGGGCGTGTATGCCGAACTACCCTTGTTGGTACTGGCGCTGTGTTTGTTGCCGGCCATGGCGCTGGGGTTGTGGATAGGTCGGCGCCTGACGCTGAAGATGTCGCGCGAGACCTTCGTGCGCCTGGTGACCTGGCTGGTGCTTGCCAGCGGCCTCGCGCTGATCGGGCGCTACCTGAGCGCTTGA
- a CDS encoding sugar ABC transporter ATPase: MNSQSIIVPKISTLPVHEPRARAIVRWLVRKNIVEEQLTTCGRTGNRMAHAIAPGARAVVLHPDALPFGEPINGLEIITKRCIYTPAKGFLEEAGCAECRREIGEALFESLEDWMPDRTDNFTCPECGHEDDINGFLFLQPCGFSNLGFIFNNWLEAGFKQAFLDEFADWLDQPVSWVKVEL, encoded by the coding sequence ATGAATTCCCAAAGCATCATTGTCCCGAAAATCTCCACCTTGCCGGTCCATGAGCCCAGGGCCCGGGCGATCGTGCGCTGGCTGGTGCGCAAGAACATCGTCGAAGAACAGCTGACCACCTGCGGGCGCACGGGCAATCGCATGGCCCACGCCATCGCCCCTGGTGCACGAGCCGTTGTCCTGCACCCCGACGCGCTGCCGTTCGGCGAGCCGATTAATGGCCTGGAGATCATCACCAAACGCTGCATCTACACCCCGGCCAAGGGCTTTCTCGAGGAGGCGGGCTGCGCCGAGTGCCGGCGGGAAATCGGCGAGGCGCTGTTCGAAAGCCTGGAGGACTGGATGCCCGACCGCACCGACAACTTCACCTGCCCTGAGTGCGGGCATGAAGATGACATCAACGGCTTCCTGTTCCTGCAGCCCTGCGGCTTCTCCAACCTGGGGTTCATCTTCAACAACTGGCTGGAGGCGGGGTTCAAGCAGGCGTTCCTCGACGAATTCGCCGATTGGCTGGATCAGCCGGTGAGTTGGGTGAAGGTAGAGTTGTAG